A region of Streptomyces sp. WMMC500 DNA encodes the following proteins:
- a CDS encoding lysoplasmalogenase: MADAALPTPRRRPRVRRGDVARGAVGVFAAAAAAHLVGRLAGADLLVHTTKPLLMPALAAYAAARGAPRALVAGLGFGWAGDVLLQVGGDGPFLAGMGAFAAGHVCYLTLFRREGRLPRVRERRLVVGYGAAWGAGVAALWPGLDPALRGPVAAYSLLLAAMALCAARSGARVGAGGALFLLSDTLIATDLAGRPQPPAAGFWVMATYLAAQYLIADGLLRRRLPATTDEKPVAIDDTPAANGDAPAVAADASVAADAPPAHGEGRAAAP, encoded by the coding sequence ATGGCCGACGCCGCCCTGCCGACCCCGCGCCGCCGGCCCCGGGTGCGCCGCGGGGACGTGGCGCGGGGTGCCGTCGGGGTGTTCGCGGCGGCTGCCGCGGCGCATCTGGTGGGGCGGCTCGCCGGGGCCGACCTGCTCGTGCACACCACCAAGCCGCTGCTCATGCCCGCCCTCGCCGCCTACGCCGCCGCCCGCGGCGCGCCGCGGGCGCTGGTCGCCGGGCTGGGCTTCGGGTGGGCCGGGGACGTGCTGCTGCAGGTGGGCGGGGACGGGCCGTTCCTGGCCGGGATGGGCGCGTTCGCCGCCGGGCACGTGTGCTATCTGACGCTGTTCCGGCGCGAGGGGCGGCTGCCCCGCGTGCGGGAGCGGCGGCTCGTCGTCGGGTACGGGGCCGCCTGGGGCGCCGGCGTCGCCGCGCTGTGGCCGGGGCTCGACCCCGCGCTGCGCGGGCCCGTGGCCGCGTACAGTCTGCTGCTCGCCGCGATGGCGCTGTGCGCCGCCCGGTCCGGGGCGCGGGTCGGTGCGGGGGGCGCGCTGTTCCTGCTGTCCGACACCCTCATCGCGACCGACCTGGCCGGCCGGCCGCAGCCGCCGGCCGCCGGGTTCTGGGTGATGGCGACGTACCTCGCCGCGCAGTACCTCATCGCGGACGGCCTGCTGCGCCGCCGCCTTCCCGCCACGACGGACGAGAAGCCTGTCGCCATCGATGACACGCCGGCCGCCAACGGTGACGCGCCCGCCGTCGCGGCCGACGCATCCGTCGCCGCCGACGCCCCGCCCGCA